CGCTATCGGCAAAGTACAAAGTTGGCAGCCGGGTCATCGTCATTCACGAAACGCCGCTGCGAGTCGACGATGTGCCGGTCAAGCAATTGGAAGTCGGCACGCCGCTGGCAGTCGAAGAATTGAACGATCAAGGGTTTCTCGGCGTGACCAGCGGTAAGCAAGGCTGGGTCGATGCCGCCGACGTAGTGCCATTGGATGAGGCTTTGGAGCCGCTGAGCAAGCTGCTGGCCCAGGATGCCGACAACGTAAAGTTGCATCAGGCCCGGGCTGCGGTGGCCGAGGAGAAGAAAAATTGGGATTTAGCTCTGGAAGATTTAGCGGCCCTGATTCGGTTGGAGCCGGACAAAACAGGTTATCTGATCAATCGGGCTGACATTTGGGCGGCCAAGCGCGAGTGGGACAAAGCCATTGACGATCTGAACGAGGTGGTGCGGCGCGACGACAATCCCGGCTTTGCCCTCTTGAAGCGCGGCTACATCTGGAGCCAGCGGAAGGAACCGGACAAAGCGCTGGCCGATTTCAACGAGGCGCTCAGCAAAGATTTGGACGATACGTTGAAGGCGGAAGTGTTGTCGTACCGTGCCGGCCTGTACATGGACCAGCACGAAACCGAAAAAGCCATGGCCGATTTCGGCGAGGCTCTGAAGCTTAATCCTCGCAATCCCACCGTGTTTGTGCTGCGCGGCAACGCCTATGCGGAACAAAAAAATTTCAAACAGGCCATTGCTGATTTTACTGCCGCCTTGTGGCTCGATTCCGACGATCCGGACATTTACGACGCCCGAGGCGACGCCTTCGTGCGGAATGCGGAATGGCACGCGGCGATCGCGGATTTTCAAAAAGCTATCAAATTGGCTCCCGATCGGGCACAACCCCACAACGAGTTGGCTTGGATTCTGGCGACTTGCCCGGAAGATAAATTCCGCGATGGGAAAACCGCCGTGGAAGAAGCCAAAAAGGCGGCGGAGCTAACCGACAATAAAGACGCAGCGATTATCGACACGCTGGCCGCCGCCTATGCTGAGAATGGCGATTTTGACAAGGCCTTGGAACTGCAAAAAAAGGCCGTCGATTTGGAAACGGACGAAAAAACCAAGGTCGACATGAAAACGCGGCTTGATTTATTTCAGCAGCACAAGCCGTACCGCGAAAATCCAGCAGAGCGACCCACGGGCGATTAACCGATGAAAGCTAGCTTTCTTGAATCGTCGGGGCCGGCCCGTTAGGCTAGAATGAACGCTAGTCTTTGTCGGTCGCGCTCGCCCATCACTTTTAGCCCGGAAGCTCAACGCCGGGCTGAGCAGACGGCTGAAAGCCAGCGACCGCCAATTTGCCCCCAGTACGGCAGCCAACCATGTCGCACACTTTTCATCGTTACAAAGTCGGCGATGAACCCGTGGCCGGGTACCGGCTGATGTCGCATTTGGGCGCCGGCGGTTTCGGCGAGGTGTGGAAAGCCAACGCGCCGGGCGGCACCGAAGTCGCTCTCAAAATAATCGATCTCACCGGCCAGCAAGGCCTTCAAGAATTCACCTCGCTGCGGGTCGTGAAAAAAGTGCGCCACCCCAACCTCATCTCGCTGCAAGCCTTCTGGATGAAAGATGAGGAAGGGCAAATTATCGACGAGCAGGGCGAAGCCGCGCCCAGTTCTTTGCAAGAGACCGCATTTTTGCCCGACGCCAAGCAAGCAGCGACGCAGCCCACCAACATCGCCATGACCACGCGCTTTGCCCGGCCCGTGGAATTAATCATCGCCATGCAATTGGGCTCCATGAGCTTGCACAAGCGCCTGGAAGAATGCCGCGAGCAAGGCCTGCCCGGCGTCCCGGTGGCCGAGCTGCTGGAGTATTTGGAGCAGGCGGCGCGAGGCATCGATTTTCTGAATAAGCCCATTCACGATTTGGGCAAAGGCCCCGTGCCGATTGTCCACGGCGACGTCAAGCCACACAACATTTTAGTGGTGGGCGATGCCGCCGTGGTGTGCGATTTCGGCCTGGCCCGGGCGGTCGAAACGCTGCGCAAAACTTCCATGGCCCCCGTGACCGTGGCCTACGCCGCGCCGGAAAGCTTCAAGGGGAAAGTGACGCCCACCAGCGATCAGTATTCGCTGGCGATAACCTACGCGGAGTTACGCACCGGCCGGCTGCCCTTTGACGAAACCATGACGCCGTATCAGGTAATGGAAGCGCACGTCATGCGAAATTTGGATTTTAGCC
Above is a genomic segment from Pirellulales bacterium containing:
- a CDS encoding tetratricopeptide repeat protein, with the translated sequence LSAKYKVGSRVIVIHETPLRVDDVPVKQLEVGTPLAVEELNDQGFLGVTSGKQGWVDAADVVPLDEALEPLSKLLAQDADNVKLHQARAAVAEEKKNWDLALEDLAALIRLEPDKTGYLINRADIWAAKREWDKAIDDLNEVVRRDDNPGFALLKRGYIWSQRKEPDKALADFNEALSKDLDDTLKAEVLSYRAGLYMDQHETEKAMADFGEALKLNPRNPTVFVLRGNAYAEQKNFKQAIADFTAALWLDSDDPDIYDARGDAFVRNAEWHAAIADFQKAIKLAPDRAQPHNELAWILATCPEDKFRDGKTAVEEAKKAAELTDNKDAAIIDTLAAAYAENGDFDKALELQKKAVDLETDEKTKVDMKTRLDLFQQHKPYRENPAERPTGD